The sequence GAGGCGTCGCTGATATCCGTCTCACCAGCGCAGAAGCGCTTGAAGCCGCCGCCCGTGCCCGAGATGCCCACGGTCACGCGCACGCCTGCGCCCGGCCCAGCCATGAAGTCCTCGGCCACGGCCTCCGTGATCGGGAACACCGTGCTCGAGCCGTCTATCTCGATCGAGCCACCCAGCCGCCCGCTG is a genomic window of Gemmatimonadota bacterium containing:
- a CDS encoding substrate-binding domain-containing protein; its protein translation is MALGAALTGCRGERGEEPDSGRLGGSIEIDGSSTVFPITEAVAEDFMAGPGAGVRVTVGISGTGGGFKRFCAGETDISDAS